One window of Tenacibaculum maritimum NCIMB 2154 genomic DNA carries:
- a CDS encoding ABC-F family ATP-binding cassette domain-containing protein has product MITVDQLEVAFSGHTLFSDVSFVINENDKIALMGKNGAGKSTMMKIIAGVSKPTKGGVRVPKEAVIAYLPQHLLMEDAVTVREEAAKAFQGVFDMKAEMDALNKELETRTDYESDAYMKIIERVADLGERYYALEEVNYDAEVEKALKGLGFKQDDFDRPTSSFSGGWRMRIELAKILLQKPDLILLDEPTNHVDIESVIWLENFLLHKAKAVVVISHDKAFIDTITNRTIEVTMGTIHDYKATYSHYLELRKERRAHQLKAYQEQQKIIADNKAFIERFKGTYSKTNQVASRERMLEKLVPIEIDEVDTSSLKLRFPPSPRSGDYPVRVDNLTKKYGNLTVFKEASFAIARGEKVSFVGRNGEGKSTMIKAIMGAIDFEGTCGLGHNAKVGYFAQNQASLLDPELTIFQTVDEIAEGDIRTQIKNILGRFMFSGDDLEKKVKVLSGGERTRLAMVKLLLEPVNLLILDEPTNHLDLRSKEVIKEALLNFDGTLILVSHDRDFLRGLSQKVFEFKEQRVIEHFETIDAFLERNNIKALKEIDL; this is encoded by the coding sequence ATGATTACTGTAGATCAATTAGAAGTAGCATTTAGCGGACATACATTGTTTAGTGATGTTTCATTTGTAATTAACGAAAATGATAAGATAGCACTCATGGGGAAAAATGGGGCAGGAAAATCTACTATGATGAAAATTATAGCAGGAGTTTCTAAACCAACCAAAGGAGGAGTAAGAGTTCCTAAAGAAGCAGTAATAGCCTATTTACCCCAGCATTTATTAATGGAAGATGCAGTTACGGTAAGAGAAGAGGCAGCGAAGGCATTTCAAGGAGTTTTTGATATGAAAGCCGAAATGGATGCATTGAATAAGGAGTTAGAAACTCGAACAGATTATGAATCGGATGCATACATGAAAATTATTGAACGTGTTGCTGATTTAGGAGAGCGTTACTATGCTTTGGAAGAGGTAAATTATGATGCAGAGGTTGAAAAAGCTTTAAAAGGACTCGGGTTTAAGCAAGATGATTTTGATCGTCCCACATCCTCCTTTAGTGGAGGATGGCGGATGCGTATTGAGTTGGCTAAAATTTTATTACAAAAACCCGATTTAATTTTGCTAGATGAGCCAACAAATCATGTAGATATTGAATCGGTAATTTGGTTAGAAAACTTTTTACTGCATAAAGCAAAGGCAGTAGTTGTAATTTCTCATGATAAAGCGTTTATTGATACAATTACAAATAGAACCATTGAGGTAACCATGGGAACTATTCATGATTATAAAGCCACCTATTCTCATTATTTAGAGTTAAGAAAAGAGCGCAGAGCGCATCAATTAAAAGCATATCAAGAGCAACAAAAAATAATAGCAGATAATAAAGCTTTTATAGAACGTTTTAAAGGCACCTATTCTAAAACAAATCAAGTAGCTTCTAGAGAGCGTATGCTTGAAAAATTAGTGCCAATTGAAATAGATGAAGTAGATACTTCTTCTTTAAAATTACGATTTCCACCTTCACCAAGATCCGGAGACTATCCTGTAAGAGTGGATAACCTTACTAAAAAATATGGCAATTTAACTGTTTTTAAAGAAGCTAGTTTTGCAATTGCTAGGGGTGAAAAAGTGTCCTTTGTAGGAAGAAATGGAGAAGGGAAATCTACCATGATAAAAGCCATTATGGGCGCCATAGATTTTGAAGGAACGTGTGGGTTAGGGCACAATGCTAAAGTAGGATATTTTGCACAAAACCAAGCCTCGCTATTAGATCCAGAATTAACCATATTTCAAACAGTAGATGAAATTGCAGAAGGAGATATTAGAACCCAGATAAAAAATATTTTGGGGCGATTTATGTTTAGTGGAGATGATTTGGAAAAGAAGGTAAAAGTATTATCAGGAGGAGAAAGAACGCGTTTGGCAATGGTAAAACTTTTGTTAGAACCTGTAAACTTATTGATTTTAGATGAGCCTACGAATCATTTAGATTTACGATCAAAAGAGGTAATTAAAGAAGCTTTATTAAATTTTGATGGTACGTTGATTTTAGTATCTCATGACAGAGATTTTTTACGAGGATTGTCGCAAAAAGTATTTGAATTTAAAGAACAACGTGTTATAGAACATTTTGAAACTATTGATGCCTTTTTAGAAAGAAATAACATAAAAGCATTAAAAGAAATTGATTTATAA
- the holA gene encoding DNA polymerase III subunit delta has protein sequence MNEAEHIVNDLKNGIVKPIYFLMGEEPYYIDKISTYIETHILEASEKGFNQVVMYGRDVSIEEIVASAKRYPMMAEKQVLIVKEAQDLSRTIDKLESYAENPQATTVLVLNYKYKKLDKRKKVYKAIAKNGVVFESKKLYENQVSDWIRKVLGAKKYQIEPKAAQMLVEFLGTDLSKINNELEKLISVLPAATIINPVHIEENIGISKDFNNFELRKSVGQKDVLKANRIINYFAQNPKNNPLVMTISLLNSFFTQLLMYHGLKDKSKASVAKNLGVNPYFVGDYVTAANNYPMRKVSQIIALLREADVKSKGVGANGMPQADILKELLFRILH, from the coding sequence ATGAACGAGGCAGAACATATTGTAAATGATCTTAAAAACGGAATCGTAAAACCCATTTACTTTTTAATGGGAGAAGAACCTTACTACATTGATAAAATTTCCACCTATATAGAAACACATATTTTAGAAGCGTCAGAAAAAGGATTCAACCAAGTAGTAATGTATGGTAGAGATGTATCTATAGAAGAAATAGTAGCTTCCGCAAAGCGTTACCCAATGATGGCTGAAAAGCAAGTATTAATTGTTAAAGAAGCACAAGATTTAAGTCGTACTATTGATAAACTAGAAAGCTATGCTGAAAATCCGCAAGCTACCACGGTTTTAGTTCTTAACTATAAATACAAAAAACTAGACAAGCGAAAAAAAGTATATAAAGCAATTGCTAAAAACGGAGTAGTTTTTGAGAGTAAAAAATTATACGAAAATCAAGTTTCCGATTGGATTCGTAAAGTTCTCGGAGCTAAAAAATACCAAATAGAGCCCAAAGCAGCGCAAATGTTGGTAGAGTTTTTAGGAACCGATTTAAGTAAAATTAACAATGAATTAGAAAAACTTATTTCAGTTTTACCAGCAGCAACCATTATTAATCCAGTACATATTGAAGAAAATATAGGCATATCAAAAGACTTTAATAATTTTGAGTTACGAAAATCAGTAGGGCAAAAAGACGTATTAAAAGCCAATAGAATTATTAATTACTTTGCTCAAAACCCTAAAAACAATCCGTTAGTAATGACCATATCATTATTAAATAGTTTTTTTACTCAGTTATTAATGTATCACGGATTAAAAGACAAATCAAAAGCTTCAGTAGCCAAAAATTTAGGAGTGAATCCTTATTTTGTAGGTGATTATGTAACCGCAGCTAATAATTACCCTATGCGAAAAGTATCACAAATTATAGCCCTTTTAAGAGAAGCTGATGTAAAAAGCAAAGGAGTAGGTGCCAATGGAATGCCCCAAGCGGATATCTTAAAAGAGTTGCTATTTCGAATTTTGCATTAA
- a CDS encoding response regulator transcription factor has product MKVYLVDDHPVVIEGYKVLLEAHGIKVVGASSDGYGLIDWLDQNFCDVLILDISMPCFNGLDVLKYLSEKNSRIKTIVVTSYCDAAVIQKAIQLGAKGYILKEESAACIVTAIEAVFNGKKYFSELVREVIIDEQLALGGNHLITDVLSPKETEVMKWLVEGFAADEISDKMHISGSAFRNYTQRIRQKLRVKDNIQLALLAIKYKTQLFLNIGKTDE; this is encoded by the coding sequence ATGAAAGTTTACTTAGTGGATGATCATCCTGTGGTTATTGAGGGATATAAAGTTCTCTTGGAAGCTCATGGAATAAAGGTAGTAGGGGCTTCTTCTGACGGATATGGATTGATAGATTGGCTAGATCAAAACTTTTGTGATGTATTAATTTTAGACATTTCTATGCCTTGTTTTAATGGGTTAGATGTACTAAAATATTTATCAGAAAAAAACAGCCGTATCAAAACAATTGTAGTAACTAGTTATTGTGATGCTGCTGTCATTCAAAAAGCGATACAATTAGGAGCAAAAGGATATATTTTAAAAGAAGAATCAGCCGCGTGTATTGTAACTGCTATTGAAGCTGTTTTTAATGGAAAAAAATACTTTTCTGAATTGGTTAGAGAGGTAATTATTGATGAGCAATTGGCTTTAGGAGGCAATCATTTAATTACGGATGTATTATCACCCAAAGAAACAGAGGTGATGAAATGGTTGGTTGAAGGATTTGCTGCTGATGAAATTAGCGACAAAATGCATATCAGCGGCAGTGCTTTTCGTAATTATACCCAACGAATTAGGCAAAAACTAAGGGTTAAAGACAATATTCAACTGGCTTTATTGGCTATTAAATATAAAACGCAATTATTTTTAAATATTGGTAAAACTGACGAGTAG
- a CDS encoding NgoPII family restriction endonuclease: protein MTNILESIYNIVSFPERKLKSIYSGSNRANSMGDALENYIKDSFANTFQTEDEKDRMKIFNQKFSWLGSQNNPPDIMIKGGDAIEVKKTQSAGSSLALNSSYPKADIHANSPMITKECKECEDWTTKDLIYCVGHTTDSELKSLWLVYGNVYAAKHETYQRIRNTISDGIKTISDVVFSETKELGRVNKVDPLGITNLRIRGMWQIENPRKVFSYLHKTGGNEFEVVCIIPISKYDSFPMESKQKIKSIIDKKFSIDDVDVKDPNNPAKLIKCKLIKYLK, encoded by the coding sequence ATGACCAATATATTAGAATCGATTTATAATATCGTATCATTTCCAGAAAGAAAGTTAAAATCTATTTATTCGGGTAGCAACAGAGCAAATAGTATGGGAGATGCTTTAGAAAACTATATCAAAGATTCATTTGCTAACACTTTTCAAACGGAAGATGAAAAAGACAGAATGAAAATCTTCAATCAAAAGTTTTCTTGGTTGGGGTCACAAAACAATCCACCTGATATAATGATTAAAGGTGGTGATGCTATTGAAGTTAAGAAGACACAAAGTGCAGGAAGTAGTTTAGCTTTAAATAGTTCTTACCCAAAGGCAGATATTCATGCTAATAGTCCAATGATTACAAAAGAGTGCAAAGAGTGTGAAGATTGGACAACTAAGGATTTAATTTATTGTGTTGGACATACAACTGATTCTGAATTAAAATCACTTTGGCTAGTTTATGGTAATGTTTACGCCGCAAAACACGAAACATATCAAAGAATTAGGAATACGATTTCAGATGGAATCAAAACTATTTCAGATGTTGTCTTTTCGGAAACAAAAGAACTTGGAAGAGTAAATAAAGTTGACCCTTTAGGAATTACAAATCTAAGGATTAGAGGAATGTGGCAAATTGAAAACCCTCGAAAGGTGTTTAGTTATCTACATAAAACAGGAGGAAATGAATTTGAAGTTGTTTGTATCATACCAATTTCGAAGTATGATTCATTTCCAATGGAAAGTAAACAAAAAATTAAATCTATCATTGACAAGAAGTTTTCAATAGATGATGTTGACGTAAAAGACCCGAATAATCCTGCTAAGCTAATTAAATGTAAATTGATAAAATATTTGAAATAG
- a CDS encoding IS1096 element passenger TnpR family protein has protein sequence MYKVRVILDTKEDVIRTFLINENVSLEKLHFAIINSFGFNGQEMASFYRADSEWNQGEEIPLFNMAEAGEGVSMATETLSNALLKEGDKLIYVYDFLAMWTFYVEVIEISEAFIEGSKTVLSVGKVPVKVPEKEFKADELEKDFEDELGGFDTFESLDDFDFENY, from the coding sequence ATGTATAAAGTACGCGTAATTTTAGACACTAAGGAAGATGTAATCAGAACCTTTTTAATTAATGAAAATGTAAGTTTAGAAAAGTTACATTTTGCAATCATTAATAGTTTTGGTTTTAATGGACAAGAAATGGCTTCTTTTTATAGAGCTGATAGTGAGTGGAATCAAGGAGAAGAAATTCCATTATTTAATATGGCAGAAGCAGGAGAGGGGGTGTCTATGGCTACAGAAACATTAAGTAATGCCTTGTTAAAAGAAGGAGATAAGCTAATTTATGTATATGATTTTTTAGCGATGTGGACATTTTATGTAGAGGTAATTGAAATTTCGGAAGCGTTTATTGAAGGGTCAAAAACGGTATTGTCTGTAGGAAAAGTACCTGTAAAAGTTCCTGAAAAAGAATTTAAGGCAGATGAGCTTGAAAAAGATTTTGAAGATGAGCTTGGTGGGTTTGATACTTTTGAAAGCTTGGATGATTTTGATTTTGAAAATTATTAG
- a CDS encoding type VI secretion system amidase effector protein Tae4: MVKFIAIWNNHPGFANLCNFANQCAIRMGATFLKSNINMNTFKGVICWTPEHKKCNHVLRAQELADWMLTQPNKFGNASVKRETTHKDYRNKKGLVFFKDGWGAMDHIDIWNGSEMKAGSKDYFSKAKEVWFWELP, from the coding sequence ATGGTAAAATTTATTGCAATTTGGAACAATCATCCAGGGTTTGCAAACCTATGTAACTTTGCAAATCAATGCGCTATAAGAATGGGAGCTACTTTTTTAAAGTCAAATATTAATATGAATACTTTTAAAGGGGTTATATGTTGGACCCCAGAGCATAAAAAATGTAATCATGTTCTTAGGGCTCAAGAATTGGCAGATTGGATGCTAACACAACCCAATAAATTTGGAAATGCTTCGGTTAAAAGAGAAACCACTCACAAAGATTATAGGAATAAAAAAGGATTGGTTTTTTTTAAAGATGGTTGGGGAGCAATGGATCATATTGATATTTGGAATGGTAGCGAAATGAAAGCAGGATCTAAAGACTATTTTTCTAAAGCAAAAGAAGTTTGGTTTTGGGAGCTACCATAA
- a CDS encoding L-threonylcarbamoyladenylate synthase produces MAEFIKIYSENPNEKEIEKVVKVLQKGGLVIYPTDTVYGLGCDITNTKALEKIAKIKGVKLEKAKFSFVCNDLSHLSDYVKQIDTATYKVLKRSLPGPYTFILPGSNSLPKVFKKRKTVGIRVPDNTIARAIVEALGNPIVSTSIHDEDEIIEYTTDPELIFEKWQNRVDVVIDGGFGDNHASTIIDLTTETPEVIREGKGSLDVL; encoded by the coding sequence ATGGCAGAGTTTATAAAAATATATTCGGAAAATCCTAATGAGAAGGAAATAGAAAAAGTTGTAAAAGTATTGCAAAAAGGAGGGCTCGTTATTTATCCAACAGATACCGTATATGGTTTGGGTTGTGATATTACTAATACAAAAGCTTTAGAAAAAATAGCTAAAATAAAAGGGGTAAAGCTAGAAAAAGCTAAGTTTTCATTTGTATGTAATGATTTGAGTCACTTGTCAGATTATGTAAAGCAAATAGATACGGCTACCTATAAAGTTTTAAAAAGAAGTTTACCAGGGCCATATACTTTTATTTTACCAGGAAGTAACTCTTTGCCTAAGGTTTTTAAAAAGCGTAAAACAGTAGGAATTAGAGTGCCAGATAATACTATTGCAAGAGCTATTGTAGAGGCTTTAGGAAATCCAATCGTATCAACATCCATTCATGATGAAGATGAAATCATAGAATACACAACAGATCCTGAACTGATTTTTGAAAAATGGCAAAATAGGGTAGATGTTGTTATTGATGGAGGGTTTGGAGACAATCATGCTTCTACAATTATTGATTTAACTACTGAAACACCAGAAGTAATAAGAGAAGGAAAAGGAAGCTTAGATGTTTTGTAA
- a CDS encoding PaaI family thioesterase has translation MEKVAFLNQWSKNTLMETLDITFTEVGEDFVIAKMPVSSKVHQPYGILHGGATAALAETVGSAASALFVDGKTKIVKGIELSINHLKSKKEGTVFATAKMVHQGRTTHLWEIRIVDEDRNLISLCKITNIILDKK, from the coding sequence ATGGAAAAAGTAGCATTCCTGAACCAATGGAGTAAAAACACCCTAATGGAAACCTTAGACATAACGTTTACAGAAGTGGGAGAAGATTTTGTTATTGCTAAAATGCCCGTAAGCTCTAAAGTACATCAACCGTATGGAATTTTACATGGAGGTGCTACGGCTGCTTTGGCTGAAACTGTTGGTAGCGCGGCTTCTGCCCTGTTTGTTGATGGAAAAACAAAAATTGTAAAAGGTATTGAACTAAGCATTAACCATCTAAAAAGTAAAAAAGAAGGAACTGTTTTTGCTACTGCCAAAATGGTACATCAAGGAAGAACCACACATTTATGGGAAATTAGAATTGTGGATGAAGATCGTAATTTAATTTCCTTGTGTAAAATCACTAATATTATTTTAGATAAGAAATAA
- a CDS encoding helix-turn-helix domain-containing protein, translating into MRTTFGEYIRKLRLENNLTLTQLAAKLNLDAANLSKIENDKREFGKKRIPLLSKIFQLEIEEIMNEYVSDQIGKSIYEYNCSKQLLKVAEEKAEYRRTIKKKVL; encoded by the coding sequence ATGAGAACCACATTTGGAGAATACATAAGGAAATTAAGATTAGAAAATAATCTAACGTTGACTCAATTAGCCGCTAAATTAAACTTAGATGCTGCTAATTTGAGCAAAATAGAAAATGATAAAAGAGAATTTGGCAAGAAGCGAATTCCATTATTATCTAAAATATTCCAACTTGAAATTGAAGAAATAATGAATGAGTATGTTTCCGACCAAATTGGAAAATCAATATATGAATACAATTGCTCAAAACAACTACTTAAAGTTGCCGAAGAAAAAGCAGAATATAGAAGAACAATAAAGAAAAAAGTATTATGA
- a CDS encoding DNA cytosine methyltransferase, whose translation MKVVSFFAGAGGLDLGFEKAGFDVIWANEYDKDIWETYEKNHKKTNLDKRSIVNIPANEVPDCDGIIGGPPCQSWSEAGAARGIKDKRGQLFYDFIRILEEKQPKFFLAENVSGMLISKHTEALEGIKELFRNAGVGYELSFKMLNSCNYNVPQDRKRVFFIGIRKDLGFKYEFPTKTFPKIDLKTAIGDLQEGVLPAREYNNTNGNNCLIPNHEYMIGSFSSIFMSRNRVRAWNEQSFTIQAGGRHAPIHPQAPKMEFIEKNKRVFVPGKEHLYRRLSVRECARIQTFPDNFIFHYQKIAAGYKMIGNAVPVNMAKFLAESIKNQIKTNELVENIKSKQTVKELHSI comes from the coding sequence ATGAAAGTAGTATCATTTTTTGCAGGAGCAGGTGGATTGGATTTGGGCTTTGAAAAAGCTGGATTTGACGTAATTTGGGCAAACGAATATGATAAAGATATTTGGGAAACTTATGAAAAGAACCATAAAAAAACCAATTTAGATAAAAGAAGTATTGTAAATATTCCTGCCAATGAGGTCCCTGATTGTGATGGCATTATTGGAGGTCCCCCTTGTCAAAGTTGGAGCGAAGCAGGTGCTGCAAGAGGAATTAAAGATAAGAGAGGACAACTTTTTTACGATTTCATAAGAATTCTAGAAGAAAAACAACCTAAATTCTTTTTGGCTGAAAATGTTAGCGGAATGCTAATTTCTAAACATACAGAAGCCTTAGAAGGCATAAAGGAATTGTTTAGAAACGCAGGAGTTGGTTACGAGCTTTCATTTAAAATGCTTAATTCTTGTAACTATAATGTACCGCAAGACAGAAAACGTGTTTTCTTTATCGGAATTAGAAAAGATTTAGGATTTAAGTACGAGTTTCCAACAAAAACTTTTCCAAAAATTGATTTGAAAACAGCGATCGGAGATTTACAAGAAGGAGTTTTACCTGCTCGAGAATATAATAACACAAATGGAAACAATTGTTTAATACCAAATCATGAATATATGATTGGTAGTTTTTCTTCAATATTTATGTCTAGAAACAGAGTTAGGGCTTGGAATGAACAGTCTTTTACTATTCAAGCAGGAGGAAGGCACGCACCAATTCATCCACAAGCACCAAAAATGGAATTTATTGAGAAAAATAAACGTGTTTTTGTTCCAGGAAAAGAACATTTATACAGACGATTAAGCGTAAGAGAGTGTGCAAGAATCCAAACTTTTCCTGACAACTTTATATTTCATTACCAAAAAATTGCAGCTGGTTATAAAATGATTGGAAATGCAGTGCCAGTTAATATGGCAAAGTTTTTAGCTGAGAGTATTAAAAATCAAATAAAAACTAACGAATTAGTCGAAAATATTAAGAGCAAACAAACCGTAAAAGAATTACACTCAATATGA
- a CDS encoding response regulator transcription factor, which translates to MKVYLVDDYPVVIEGYKALLKAHGITVVGASSDGVGVVEWLSKNASDVLILDLSIPCFNGLEALKQLSEKNSHIKTIVVTSYYDVAVIQEAMALGAKGYILKEESVPCIVAAIKAVFNGKKYFSESVRDAVIDKQLEIGEQYLITDILSPKEARLMVWLLKGFTPNEISSKMHISSSAFRSYTQRIRQKLNVKDNIQLAVLAAKYKTQLLLSVSKMNK; encoded by the coding sequence ATGAAAGTTTATTTAGTAGATGATTATCCAGTAGTTATTGAAGGGTATAAAGCACTCTTAAAAGCCCATGGAATAACGGTTGTAGGAGCCTCTTCTGATGGGGTTGGGGTGGTAGAGTGGTTAAGCAAAAATGCTTCCGATGTATTAATTTTAGACCTATCTATTCCTTGCTTTAACGGGTTAGAGGCACTAAAGCAGTTATCAGAAAAAAACAGCCATATAAAAACAATTGTAGTAACCAGTTATTATGATGTTGCTGTAATACAAGAAGCAATGGCATTAGGCGCCAAAGGCTATATTTTAAAAGAAGAGTCCGTACCATGTATTGTAGCAGCTATTAAAGCCGTTTTTAATGGAAAAAAATACTTTTCAGAATCGGTTAGAGATGCTGTTATAGACAAGCAGTTAGAAATAGGAGAACAGTATTTAATAACAGACATATTATCGCCCAAAGAAGCAAGGCTTATGGTATGGCTGCTAAAAGGATTTACACCCAATGAAATTAGTAGTAAAATGCATATAAGTAGCAGCGCTTTTCGTAGTTATACCCAACGAATTCGACAAAAATTAAATGTAAAAGACAACATACAGCTAGCAGTATTGGCAGCAAAATACAAAACACAATTATTATTAAGCGTAAGCAAAATGAACAAGTAA
- a CDS encoding alpha/beta fold hydrolase translates to MLTKIVKITVIVIAFLLAAVYGIFYYFSTPKSATEVLAIFKNTDKKPILTYPSFKGFTYRKLAIQQDTTLPTLVFVHGAIGAATNFSKYMKDQMLLTKANMISYDRVGYNYNDKNTVQENIAFETALLENLIADIPPHKVIIVGYSYGGPIALATKKKYKKIVLLAPAVYSKVEPMPWLVKFYQWKLTRWLVPKIWKEASKEKLSHQQELTKFEKTWYTSPNTIVCIHGTADWVVPFSNAEFLQAQFPKEQLKLISMNEVGHNLVWSQFDFIKKQLLAQLD, encoded by the coding sequence ATGCTTACAAAAATCGTCAAAATAACGGTAATTGTAATTGCTTTCTTATTGGCAGCTGTATATGGTATCTTCTACTACTTTTCTACTCCTAAGTCAGCTACCGAAGTACTCGCTATTTTTAAGAATACAGATAAAAAACCCATCTTAACCTATCCTTCTTTCAAAGGTTTTACCTATAGAAAATTGGCCATACAGCAAGACACCACATTACCTACTCTCGTTTTTGTTCATGGGGCTATTGGAGCGGCCACCAACTTTAGCAAATACATGAAAGATCAAATGCTTTTAACAAAGGCAAATATGATTTCTTACGACAGAGTTGGGTATAATTACAACGATAAAAATACAGTACAAGAAAATATTGCTTTTGAAACAGCTCTTTTAGAAAATTTAATTGCTGACATTCCTCCTCATAAAGTAATTATAGTAGGGTATTCTTATGGAGGTCCTATTGCTCTTGCTACCAAAAAGAAATACAAAAAAATAGTTTTACTTGCTCCTGCTGTGTACAGCAAAGTAGAGCCTATGCCTTGGTTGGTAAAATTTTACCAATGGAAGCTTACTCGCTGGTTAGTTCCTAAAATTTGGAAAGAAGCTAGTAAAGAAAAACTATCTCATCAACAAGAATTGACAAAGTTTGAAAAAACATGGTACACCAGTCCTAATACTATTGTGTGCATTCATGGCACTGCTGATTGGGTTGTTCCTTTTTCAAATGCCGAATTCTTACAGGCACAGTTTCCTAAAGAACAATTAAAATTGATTTCAATGAATGAGGTTGGACACAATTTGGTTTGGAGTCAATTTGATTTTATAAAAAAACAATTATTAGCACAATTAGATTGA
- a CDS encoding type I restriction enzyme HsdR N-terminal domain-containing protein yields the protein MQQLNLPEYFFKLKSNEKHTFIFDRIRKKYVVLTPEEWVRQHFVEFLIHEKKYPISLIALEKQLVINNRKKRSDILIFSPNGMPHIVVECKAPHIKITQDTFDQIARYNLALKAHYLIVTNGLEHYFCQMDAVHESYLFLKEIPNYNSSSFSDSTHY from the coding sequence ATGCAGCAATTGAATCTTCCTGAGTATTTTTTCAAGCTCAAAAGTAACGAAAAACACACGTTTATCTTTGATAGAATTCGAAAAAAATATGTAGTCTTAACGCCTGAAGAGTGGGTACGTCAACATTTTGTTGAATTTCTTATTCATGAAAAAAAGTATCCTATTTCTTTAATTGCATTAGAAAAGCAATTGGTTATAAATAACCGTAAAAAAAGGAGTGATATTTTAATTTTTTCACCCAATGGAATGCCTCATATTGTTGTAGAATGTAAAGCGCCTCATATTAAAATAACGCAAGATACTTTTGACCAAATTGCTCGATATAATTTGGCTTTAAAAGCTCATTATTTAATTGTTACTAATGGATTGGAGCATTATTTTTGCCAAATGGATGCGGTTCATGAATCGTATCTTTTTTTAAAGGAGATTCCTAATTATAATTCGTCTTCTTTTAGCGACTCAACTCATTATTAA